The following DNA comes from Moritella sp. 24.
ATTATTTGAAGCACCGTTTTGGAATGACTCACAAGCAATGTTTATTAAAGAAGCTATTTATGAAGATGCGGACTGGGCCGAGATAATTGACCAACTTGATGTCATGCTACGCAAGTAACGCCTCTGTTCATTATAAATAATTTAAATCACACAACCGAGAAACTAAGGAAGGAATACCATGAGCCTACAACATATTGCTGATGCCGCAAACCAATTGGCTCGAGAAGGAAAAAAACCCTCTGTTGCACTGATTAAATCACGGATCTCACAACCAGCCAGTTTACGCGAGATTATCGAAACATTGAAAACATGGCAGTTTAATCCAAATGCGGACATACCAACAAACGACAGCCCTGCGGTAACAACAACGGATGTAGCAGACCCAACTGCTGCGCTTATTGCTGATGCAATCGCGTCTGTACGTGAAGAGTTCGCGCCACTACGCCAAGAAGTGACAGAACTAAAAGCTGAAATAGCAGCATTAAAAAAAGCCCTATTAACACAATAACGACCAATACAATTACCCAACCAACACGCTACTGATGAGTATGACTTAACACTAAGTGATACAACAATCAGTAGTCGTCATGAGAGACTACTTTGTTTACTGCTGAACTCACTTTTGAATGTTACCAAGACACCACCATTGATGCTGTTGATGGTGCCATCACTCAACTTATTGATGCATTACGTTACAACGGACAAATATTAGGACGTGAATTTCCGACCAGTATGGATGATGGCGTATTTATCACCCGCGTGGTGTGTCCAGAGGAAGAAAGTTTACACCCACGAAATCACTCTTCAATTGTTGAGAAGCGCTTACAAAATTTAAGTGAAGCCGGATTACTTGCACCTAAAATTCGACTGACAGGCATGGATTTACATTCTGATAATACCGATCCTTGCCAGCACCCTGAATGGCAAGTGTTATACACCCATTACCTCAGTACCTGT
Coding sequences within:
- a CDS encoding DUF2789 domain-containing protein — encoded protein: MFLATQTLEMLFAQLGLDNDELSIKRFIHQHKLNAGVLLFEAPFWNDSQAMFIKEAIYEDADWAEIIDQLDVMLRK
- a CDS encoding DNA-binding protein; translated protein: MSLQHIADAANQLAREGKKPSVALIKSRISQPASLREIIETLKTWQFNPNADIPTNDSPAVTTTDVADPTAALIADAIASVREEFAPLRQEVTELKAEIAALKKALLTQ